The sequence below is a genomic window from Zhongshania aliphaticivorans.
TCGCGAGCGTGAACTGTATTTGCGCGCTAAAGAAATTGTTGATTTGCGCCGAGAGCTAAGCGTTTTGCGTGAGCAGAATCGCGGTTTAATGCTAAATAGTGATAATCAGCTTCTGCAGACGATGTCTGAAAAAGGCGTGGTCTTCGTCGCCTACCATCCTGGTGTTGAGCATCTGGTGATATCGCAGGACGAAATGCCAGGGTATTTAAACGATCCGCTTGCGTATGTAGCATCACGCTGCGAAGTACCAGATGGCCAGTATCATGAGTGGTTGGCGCATTATCGCCTGCCTATTTGTCGCCATAGGGATAGCAATGGGCAGTATTGCGGTGAGCCGATACCCAAAATTATGCGACCTCGATTATTCCGACCTGGTGAAAGCGATCGCTGTCATGAGCATAGTGATTCCCTGCGCTGATGATTAAAGCGGCGGGGCAATGGTGTCGAGTTTGATACACCGGGCTTTTGTTAAGAAGGGCGTGACGGTGGATATCTTGCGCCTAGATAAAATGCATGCGCTAGCACCGGGCAATAAGTGGTTTAAATTGGCCCTGAATTTATCGGCGGCAAAAGCGGCTGGCGCGGAAACCTTACTCAGCTTTGGTGGTGCCTTCTCAAATCATCTTCATGCTTTGGCTGCAATTGCCCAAGATCAGGGGCTTGCTGCGGTGGCCTGCGTTCGCGCTGATGCTGGGCGTGACTTAAGTCCAACCCTGCAAGACGCCGTTGCATGGGGAATGCATTTACATTTTTTGAGTCGCAGTGATTATCGCCGTCGTCACGACGTGGGGTTTGTCGCTGAGCTTGCCTCCCAGTATAAACACCCCTACCTCATACCTGAAGGCGGCGCCAATGTGCTAGGTGCCCAGGGCTGTCGCGATATTGTCGAACTGATTCCGGGAAATGGGCGGGATTATAATGCCGTGGTGTTAGCTTGCGGTACGGGCACAACCTTGGCGGGCGTATCAGCGCAAATTGCGGACGGGGTTCAGCTTATTGGTATTCCGGTGCTAAAAGCGCAGGCGTATATGGCCGCTGATATTCAGCGCTTGCAGCTCGCCCTCGATCATCATCGAGCGAATTGGTCGCTGGATCATCGATTTCATGGCGGCGCCTACGCGCGGCTATCGGCGCCGCTGCTAGAATTTATGCTCGGCTTTGAGGCGCGCTACGGTATTCGACTTGACCCGGTGTATACCGCAAAGATGGCTTATGCCGTGGATTGCATGATTAATAACGGCGAGTTTGCCGAAGGGGCTCGGGTGTTGCTTATTCACAGTGGTGGCTTGCAGGGGCGTCGGGGCTATCCTCAACTACTTTAGGGATTGCCTCGGGTCCCTTAGATCGCTTCTGGCCACTGGTCGGGAACAATAAAAAGGCGTTGTTGCTCAGCGTTAATGGCCATAATAGGCCGTTCGCTAGCCAATTTAAGGTGATCCGCATTAAGGTCGGTGGCGTTTGTATATTGGCCTTCGAGCCAGTGCGGTTTTGCGAGGTAGCGCCAGCGGGGTGATTCCGAGCTGTTAGGGGAGAGGCGGATATATTCACTTAGGGTCTGCCAGTGGCCACGTTGGTGCATAGGGTTCAGGCTTTGGTGGGCGGCCTTTTCGTCGTCGCGGTGAAAGAGTATGCCGCTTACTTGAATTTGCTGGGCCGGTGCCGAAATGCCGTATTTGCTCAGTGCTTCGCGGCCCGCGACGGTGTTTGCTAGCGGTAATTGGTGTTGGCTGAGGCGGGCTAGCTTGCGGTCGAGGCGGTCGGCGCGATTCGGGCCAAACCAATGGCTGAGTGAGGGCTGTTGTTGGCTGGCATTGAGGCCGAGGAAAAACTTTACCGCCAGTTCTAGGTGTATGGCTTGTTGGGTGTTGTGGCAATAATAAAGAACATCAAATTCACCAAGGGTTTTATTGCCATCGCGCACGGGAATATTGTGGGCTATTAATTCGGTGGCGGGGTCTTCCTGTAAGAAAAAATGCCAGAGGCTTTCAAAAACCAGTCCGAGTCGCTTGCTGTGGCAGTGCGCCTGCATATATTGGCGCAGCGCGTGGTCGTCGCGATCGAGTGCGTTTAGCCATTCTTTGCGTTCATCGGTCAAAGGCAGTTGTGGTGTTCCGACCTTGGTTTCAGCGCAATCCATACTGGTGAGCAGCGGCGGGCTGAAGCAACTCCAGGCAAGCGCAGTGACTAGCGGGGAGCGAAACGGATATTGATTTGCAGAAAAAATGGTTTTCTCCAGGGCTTCATTGTCGGGTATAAAGCGCGTTAACTGCGCAAGCTCACTTTTTAGAGGGTGGTGTTTCGTTTGCATTAACGCGCTATTGTGTCTCAGACTTTAGCACAGCGGCCATATTGAACATGCTTCTGTATAATAAGCGGCCAAGTACAAACAGTAGGTATTATGGAACAGTTTCGCAATATAGGTGTGATCGGCCGTGAGGGCAACGGTGTGGCGGAGACGCTGCGGCGCTTGATCGACTTTTTACAAAGCCGAGACCTGAGTGTGGTACTCGATGAGGCGGTCTCTGAGCTTTTACCAGACCATGGTTTGCGCGTCTCTACTCGTCGTATGATTGGTGAGGTTTGCGACCTCATTATTGTGGTGGGGGGCGATGGTAGTTTACTGGGGGCGGCGCGTACTTTGGCGAGACATAATGCGCCCGTACTCGGCGTAAATCGCGGACGGCTTGGTTTTTTAACCGATATTTCGCCAGATGAGATCGAAAGCCAAGTTGGCGCCGTTCTAGATGGTCATTACCGTTTAGAAAAGCGATTTTTGCTCGACGTCGAAGTGATTCGCGACGGCCAGCCCGTCGGCAAGGGCGACGCCCTCAATGATGTTGTGCTGAACTCGGGTACCTCGGGGCATATGATGGAGTTTGAACTCTATGTAGACGGCGAGTTTGTCTACCGTCAACGTTCTGACGGCTTAATTATTGCCACCCCCACGGGTTCCACCGCGTATTCCTTGTCGGCAGGGGGGCCAATCATGCACCCGCGCTTGGATGCCATCGTTATTGTCCCTATGTTCCCGCACACGCTGAGTAGTCGGCCGATCGTGATTGACGGTAAAAGCGAAATTAAGATGGTGGTAGGAAAAACGAATGTGGTTCAGCCGCCGGTAACCTGCGACGGTCAATTGCGTATTACCACCCAGCCGGGCGATGTTATTTATGTGCGTAAAAAGCCCCATAAGATGCGTTTGGTGCATCCTTTAGATCACAGCTTTTATGCCAGTTGTCGCGACAAATTGGGCTGGGGTGGGCAAATTGGTAAAGAGGATGAGGATGTCTGAGTTTGTCGGTTTGCGTCTTCCCGTTACCGCGGATCTAGAAGAATTTTCGGCGCTACTGTGTCAGTTATCGGTGCCCCATCGAATTAGCGAAGAGCGGGGTATGTTGGTGGTGTGGGTTGGCGCCGAGTCTCATGTGGCGCAGGTCAAAGCCTTGTATGAGCGCCTGCAGTCCGGCGACCTTGAGCTAAGACTTGAGTCGACAGCGGTCACCGCGAAGGCGCCATCAACGTGGTTTCGCAATTTGGCGACAGCGCCAGTCGTGGTGGTTTTATTACTGCTGAGTTTGCTTGGGAGTATCTTGCCGGTAGTTGACCGCCATTTTGAAATCCTGCCATTGCTGAGTTTTTATCAGTTGCACCTTGTCGGTGGCGATTTGCAGGGCGCGTGGCCTCGGGGTGAGTTGTGGCGGGTGATTACCCCTGCTTTTTTGCATTTTGGTCTTATGCATATTGTCTTTAATGCCCTGTGGCTTTGGGAACTTGGCGGTATGATCGAGCGACGCCAAGGTGCGGTGCGCATTTTAGGTCTGGTTTTATTGATTGCAGCGGGCTCCAATATTGCACAGGCAATGACTGGCGTGTCGCTATTTGGCGGTATGTCCGGTGTGATTTACGGCCTTTTGGGTTATATCGTGGTGTGGAACCGCTTGCGGCCGGCGACGCCATTTCCTTTGGTTAAGGGCGTTGCGGCGGTGATGGTGGTTTGGTTGCTCGTGTGTATGGCCGGCTTTACTGAATTGCTTGGGCTTGGCGCAGTGGCAAACACTGCGCACCTCAGCGGTTTGGTTTTGGGTTTAATTCTAGGTTTGGCCGCCGCTTTATTAGATCGTAAACCAGAATCAAGCCCGAGCTGATATACTGCGGCGCGGCTTAACCAGTAGTTATTTGAAGTGAGTGATTGATGGATTTTGAACAGTTAGTAGACAATATTACCCCGGCGATTTACGAAGGGCTAAAGCGCGCTGTGGAAATTGGCAAGTGGCCTGATGGTAGGGTGTTAACCGTGGAGCAGCGGGAGCACTGTATGGCTGGGGTTATTGCCTATGACCTAAAAATGCAGGACGAAACTGAGCGGGTAGGTTATATCGACCGCGGTAAAAAGGCCGAGGGTGAAGTGTGTGGCGACGACCATAGTCACGATGATGGTGACCAGATTCTGAAGTGGGCGGAATAAGCCCATGAGCGAACGTGTTATCGCTGGCGCTGTGGCCAAAATGAAAGCCCATTTAGACGGTGATTTGGCCATTTACAGTATGCCGATTGGCGATCAGCTAGTGCCTATGAATGCGCTGATCGGCAAGATGCTGACCCTGGATTTTCAGGGCCAAATTAATTGTGTACACTGCGGCCGCTTGACTAAAAAGAGCTTTAATCAAGGTTATTGCTACCCCTGTTTTCAGCGCTTGGCGCAGTGCGATATTTGTATTGTTAGCCCGGAAAAATGCCACTATGCGGCCGGGACGTGTCGGGAACCTGAGTGGGGCGAAAGTCATTGCATGATTGATCATGTGGTGTATTTGGCAAACTCGTCGGGTGTAAAAGTTGGGATTACGCGAGGTACTCAGGTGCCCACCCGTTGGATTGATCAAGGCGCGGTTAGCGCCTTGCCGATTTTTCGCGTTAGCACCCGATTGCAGTCGGGTCTAGTGGAAACCCTTTACAAAAATCACGTTGCCGATAAAACCAGCTGGCAGGCCATGTTAAAAGGCTCTCCAGACAGTGTTGATTTAGCTGCACGACGTGATGCACTTGCCGTTGAGTGCGCCGACGACATTGCTGCCCTGCAGCAGCGCTTTGGCTTGCAGGCAATTCAGCCAATTACCGATGTCCCGGTACAGCATATTGAATATCCGGTGAGTGAATATCCCCTTAAAGTAAAATCCTTTAATTTAGACAAAGTGCCTAATATTGCGGGCACCTTGATGGGGATTAAAGGGCAGTACCTGATTTTTGACACTGGCGTGATTAATATCCGCAAATACGCCGGTTACCACCTTGCATTAAGTAGTGAGTCTTAGCGGCTCAGGAGAGTTACATGCGCGACGCGCAGCCGAGTACGATTTATTTAAGTGAATATCAAGTTCCCGCGTATTTGATCGATACGACCGCACTGGTATTTGAGTTAGGTGAAGAAAGCACCAAGGTCTCGTCGCAATTGCACATTCGTCGCAACCCAGCGTCGACAATAAGCAATGCGCCGCTGGCTCTCCACGGCACTGAGCTTGAGTTGATTTCCCTGGCTATTGACGGGCGCACCCTTGACGCCAGTGAGTGGACACAAAGTGGCGAGCAATTGATTATTGCCAGTGTGCCCGCCGAGTTTGTGCTGAGCTGTGAAACCCGCATTCGCCCCCAAGACAATACTTCGCTGGAAGGTTTGTATAAATCCAGTGGTATGTTTTGTACTCAATGCGAAGCCGAGGGCTTTCGCAAAATCACCTATTACCTGGACCGGCCTGATGTCATGTCGGTGTTCACCGTTGAGATTATTGCCGATGCCCAGCGCTACCCGGTACTTCTATCTAATGGCAATTTAAGTGCCGCGGAAGTATTAGCCGACGGTCGCCATAAAACTGTTTGGCAGGATCCATTCCCAAAACCCGCTTATTTATTCGCCTTGGTTGCTGGCAAATTGGCCTGTGTGGAAGACCGGTTTAAAACCATGAGCGGTCGCGATGTGGCGCTTAAAATTTACGTTGAAGACAAAGACGCGGATAAATGCGAGCACGCAATGGTGTCCCTTAAAAACGCAATGCGTTGGGACGAAGAGGTTTATGGCCGAGAATACGATCTTGATATTTTCAATATTGTGGCCGTCGACGATTTTAATATGGGGGCAATGGAAAACAAGAGCCTCAATATTTTCAATACGTCCTGCGTCTTGGCTAAGCCGGAAACTACGACAGACGCCGGTTTTCAGCGGGTGGAAGGGGTTGTTGCCCACGAGTATTTTCATAACTGGTCTGGTAATCGAGTCACTTGCCGCGACTGGTTCCAGCTTAGTTTAAAAGAAGGCTTTACGGTCTTTCGGGATGCCGAGTTTTCTGCTGATATGGGCTCGCCAACAGTCAAGCGCGTAGAAGATGTTACCCTGCTGCGCACCGCGCAATTTGCCGAGGACGCTGGGCCAATGGCGCACCCGATTCGCCCCGATTCCTTTATTGAAATTTCGAATTTTTACACTGTAACAGTGTATGAAAAGGGCGCCGAAGTGGTGCGCATGATTCACACGCTGTTAGGGCCAGAACTGTTCCGTAAGGGCAGTGACCTGTACTTCGATCGTCACGATGGCCAGGCCGTGACCTGCGAAGATTTTGTGTTGGCAATGGAAGACGCCAGCGGCGTAGATCTGGGCCAGTTCCGCAATTGGTATTCTCAGGCCGGTACGCCCAAGCTGAAGGTAAGTGCTGAGTATGACGCCGCCGCACAAACTTATACTCTGCATGTGCAGCAATCCTGCCCGGCAACGCCGGGCCAAAGCAAAAAGGCGCCGTTCCATATTCCCTTTGCTGTGGCGCTATTGGGGGAGGCCGGTCAGCTCGCTTTGCAGTTACAGAATGCGGCGCTAAATACTGAAACCGCAGACAATACCGAAATGGTATTGAACGTGACAAAGGCCGAGCAGAGTTTTATTTTCACGGGAATTAAAGAGGAGCCGGTACCGAGCTTGCTGCGCGGCTTTTCTGCACCAGTGAAACTGGAATTTGATTATAGTCGTGAGCAATTATTGCGCTTGATGAGCAGTGACAGCGACGGTTTCTGTCGCTGGGATGCCAGTCAGCAACTGGGCTTGGCGGAGATTAGTCAAGCGCTTGCTGATATTGCTGCTGAGCATGATGTCGTACCTGAATCAGCGTATTTAGACGCCTGCCGGGCCTTGCTTAGCGATGAATCCCTCGATGGTGCAATGGTGGCAATGATGCTGCAGCTGCCCTCCGAAGCGTATTTGGCCGAGATATTCCACCCTGTTGATGTGCTAGGTCTTCACCGCGCTCGCGAGACCTTGCGCTTGGTAATAGCTCAGGCCTTACGTGGGGAATTGCTGGCGTGTTATTCGCGCTGTGCCAGCAATGCCGTTTATGCTGCAGATGCCGGACAAATAGCCCAGCGCAGCCTGAAAAATACCGCATTGTCATACCTGATGTTATTAAATGACGACACTGGCCGTGAGCTTGCGACTCGCCAATTTGAACACAGTGAAAATATGACAGATCGTTTAGCGGCGCTTAATGCACTGGTAAACAGCACTGCGCCGTATAAGGCTGAAGCGCTTCAGCGCTTTTATCAAAATTGGCAACACGAGCCCTTGGTTATTAATCAATGGTTCCAAGTGCAAGCCATGTGTCGCTTGCCAGGCACGCTTGAAACAGTTCAAGGACTGATGGCGCACCCGGCCTTCGATATTCGTAATCCCAATAAAGTGCGGGCCTTAATCGGTGCATTTTGTGGGCAGAATAGTGTTAATTTTCACCGCGAAGATGGCGCTGGTTATCGCTTCCTTGCCGATCAAGTTATTGTGCTAAATCGCAGCAACCCACAAATTGCGTCTCGCTTATTGGTGCCGCTGACCAAATGGCGAAAATATTTACCGGCGGCGCAGCAGCTGATGTGTGCGGAATTGCAGCGAATTTTAGCGCAGCCGGATTTATCTAGTGATGTGTATGAGGTGGTGTCAAAAAGTGTGCAAGAGTATAGCGAGGAATAAGCATCGCTTTTGTTATAACCATATTCGTATTTGTTATAAGTGTATGATTTTAAAGATTTTTATTTATATTTTAGGGGCTGCTGTGCTAAAGTCGCCGGCCTGTTAACGCTTTTATAGACAAAATTATGGATCTTGATCTCGACGCCTTAAATAGTACGCTGCGCAATGCCTCCGCCGAGGAGATTATTCGCTGGGCGGTGTCATTGAATGAGCCGATAATGGCGTCTACCAGCTTTTCACCAAATGCGGCTGTGATGCTGAAGCTTGTGACCGATGTAGCCCCTGAAATGCCGGTGGTTTGGGCGGACAGCGGTTATAATGTGCCCGACGCTTACCGGGTTGCCGAGCAATTGATAAAATTGCTCAAACCGAACCTCAAGCCGTATGTTCCCTTGATTACTGCAGAGCATCGCAATGCCATTATGGGCGGGATACCACACCCAGATGACAACCCTGAGTTGCACCGGGAGTTTACCCGGCAAGTTAAATTAGAGCCGTTTAATCGTGCTTTTGCGGAATTGGCACCCAAGATATGGGTGACGGGTATTCGCAAGGAGGAGACGGAGTTTAGACAAAATCTCGATATATTGTCTTGGGATGGTCGCGGTATTCTGAAGGTCGCCCCAATTTTTTACTGGACCGAGGTTGATGTGCAGGCTTATATGAGTGAACACAAACTGCCAAGTTGTAAGCATTATTTCGACCCCACCAAAGTGGCAGAGAACCGTGAGTGCGGTTTACACACCTCAGCGTAATTTTCAGGAGGAATGAGTTCCTCCTTTCGCTGAGTTCGGGGTTTCTGCGGCTTTCTAAATAAGGTTTTTCTCATGTATGCTGTTTTACGCCGCTTATTATTTTGTTTGTCCCCTGAGCGTGCTCACCATCTGTCTTTAGTTTTAATCTCTCTGCTTGAACGCTGCGGCTTAAGCCGTTTGTTGGCACGTCCGATACCCCGCCAGAGCCGTGTCGTTATGGGAATCGAATTCCCTAATCCAGTGGGCTTAGCGGCGGGCTTAGACAAAGACGCTAAACATATTAACGGGCTGGCGGCCTTGGGTTTCGGTTTTATTGAAGTTGGCACGGTGACCCCTTTGGCGCAGCCCGGTAATCCGCAGCCACGTCTATTTAGGCTGCCGGAAGCCCAAGCGATTATTAATCGTATGGGCTTTAACAACCTTGGTCTTGAGCATTTGCTAGCTCAGGTTAAAGCCAGCGGCTTTACTGGGGTCTTGGGTATTAATATTGGTAAAAACAAAGACACGCCAGCCGAGCGTGCCGTAGATGACTATCTGCTTGGCTTGCGCAGCGTGTATCCCTATGCGAGTTATATCACCGTTAATTTGTCTTCACCAAACACACCTGGTTTGCGGGATCTACAGTTTGGACAACCTTTAATCGACTTGTTGGCGGCATTAAAACAGGCGCAATTGAGCTTGGCCGACACACACGGTAAATATGTGCCAATGGCGGTAAAGATAGCGCCGGATATGGCTGAGGACGATATCCGCAAGGTTGCCGAGGTGTTTGTTGAACAGGGCATTGATGGTGTTATCGCCACCAATACCACCATCGCCCGCGATGCTGTTGCCGGTTTACCTCATGGCGATGAGATGGGGGGCTTGAGCGGCGCGCCGGTACGAGATAGCTCAACTCGGGTTATTCGAATATTGGCTGACGCCTTGCAGGGCCGTCTGCCTATTATCGGCGTGGGCGGTATTAGCGACGGGGAATCAGCGGCTGAAAAAATAGCGGCCGGGGCGTCTCTGGTTCAGGTTTATACCGGCTTTATATATCGCGGCCCGGCTTTAATTGCCGAGGCGGCGGCCGCTATCGCAAAGACCGAGGCTGCCTAATGGTATTGAGTAGCGCTGTTATTGAGGCTTTTAGCGTCTCAGTGACCACTTTTTTTGCCACCATTGGCCCTATTGACGTCGCCGCTATGTTTGCTGCGCTAACGGGTAGTCTGTCGGCGAAGGAGCGCGCTCGTACAGCGCTTCGCGGGGTGTTGATCGCCACTGGGATATTGTTGGCGTTTGCGGTACTGGGGGAGATGATACTGAATGCCTTGGGGATCTCGCTGGCGGCGTTACGCGCGGCGGGTGGGGTTTTGCTGCTATTAATTGGCATCGACCTCGTCACGGTAAAAGGCAGTGGGGCCACCACGACCACCACCGATGAAGATTTAGAGGCTGAAGAGAAAGCGGATATTGCTGTGTTTCCCTTGGCGACGCCGCTGATCGCGGGTCCCGGTGCTATTGGTGCGGTGATTTTGTTAATGGCCCATGCCGAGGGCAATTTCCTGGAGCAGGGCGCGGTCGTTGTTGCTTTGCTGTTGGTGATGGCGATGACGCTGGGGTCATTGCTACTGGCGAGCCGTTTGCAAAATTGGCTGGGCGTTACCGGTATGCATATGATTAGCCGAGTATTCGGGGTATTGCTCTGCGCCTTGGCGATGCAGTTTTTGTTTGACGGTATTGCCCAAAGTGGTTTGCTGGCGGGTTTGGCCGCCAGCTAAGCAGGGTGTGATACGGGGAGGGGGCTAGCGTTCAAAGGGCTCGCCGATGCTCACAACCTCTGGGCCATCAAATTGCATTTTGGCTTTGCGGATGGATAAACTAAACAGCGGCTTTTTGGGTAGGCCGAGATTGCGCAATACCATTGCGAGCGGGTGTTTTTCACCGATCTCAGGCACTTGTCCGCCCAGTTTGAAACTTAAGCCCTCGCCTTCGGTAATGCCAATCGTTTTCCAAGCCTGGTTGTTGCGAATTGCCAATGACGGTGCTCGCTGAGGTTTAGCGACGGTTTTGCCGCCTGTTGGTGCGCTGATACTGAAAACGGCGTGACCTTCGTCATGAAACTGCGCGAAGGCAGTTTTCGGCCCAAAATCAATGTCGACGTGACAAACCCATTTTGGAAAGCCCCAAATAAAACGCCCAGCATGGGTGGTAAAGCCTTGATTGACGGGCATACGGTAGACAAAATTGCCAAGTTGGCCGCGCATCATTCGGCTTAATACACCAAAAAATGGCAACGGCTTGCTTTCGCCGGGCGCGGTGACTGGAAATACAATGGCGGCTTCGTTGTAGTCGCCTAAATCGTTTTCTCGGTAGTCGACGGCGAGTAATTGCATGAGCGCCTTGCCAGGCAGTATTTCAACAACCTTAAATCCGCTGTCGGCAATGAGTGCTTGCGCTTTAGCGGTATTGACCGTAAACACATTCATGAGCATGGCGGCGTTGTTAACGTTGACGGGTAGGGTGACGGTTTGCCCGTTTATTTGATATTCCCGCTCATGGGTTTTACTGCATAGGGTGTCTGTTACTTGCTCTTGCTCGGCAGCACTAACGCACTGCTCAGCGTATAAGATGCGGGTATCCTGCATTGGTCATGACTCCATTATTATAAGTTTATTCGTGTTTTGGTTTGTTAATTGAAGGTGATAAGTAATAGAAGTGTAACTTACAGCGCGGCACTATCTGATTACAATGGTGTTACTTTGATCGACAGTATTATTTTTCGGGCACTGGCCCGTAGAGGATTAAGGAAAAATGGCTAAAAAGCTTTCCAGTAGCGTCAGGGAAAAGGTGATGCAGGCCGCATCGAAGACGAAATTCTTAAGTGCGGCGGCCGATACCTCCGGTCGCCGCATTAGCTTGGCCGAGTTTGGTCTGAGGGGGTCGTGGCGGGTATTGCAGACAGCGTCGGCAGTCTCGCCTAGGGCGCTAAAGTGCCTGTTGCGCCGCCGTAAGCCAAGCCCGCGCGAGCTGCGCGAGCTTTTTGAAGATTTAGGCGCCACCTATATTAAGTTCGGCCAGTTTATTGCGAGTTCACCCTCTATCTTTCCAAAGGAATACGTAGACGAGTTCCAGCTTTGTCTAGATCAAACCCCGTCGCTGCCCTTTAATAAAATCAAACAGATCATCGAAGACGACCTTGGCCAGTCTATTGCCGAGGTGTTTGCTCATTTCGATGAAAACGCCTTGGCGTCGGCCTCTATTGCGCAGGTTCACGCTGCGCGCTTGGTCACCGGTGAAGACGTTGTCGTTAAAGTGCAAAAGCCCGGCGTGCAGGCGATTTTAACGACGGATATGAATGCGGTATACCTGTGTATTCGCTTGTTTGAATTGATTTTACCCAATACCGACAAAGACGCCGTAGCGGGCTTGGTAGAAGAAATGTACCAATCTATGATCGACGAGTGCGATTTTTATAAAGAAGCAGATAATCTAACGCAGTTTCGCACGTTCTTGTTGCAAAGCGGCAATAGTCATGTGGTTGCGCCAAAGCCCTATAGTCAGGCCTCCTCTCGAAAGGTGCTGACGATGGAGCGCTTGT
It includes:
- a CDS encoding 1-aminocyclopropane-1-carboxylate deaminase/D-cysteine desulfhydrase yields the protein MVSSLIHRAFVKKGVTVDILRLDKMHALAPGNKWFKLALNLSAAKAAGAETLLSFGGAFSNHLHALAAIAQDQGLAAVACVRADAGRDLSPTLQDAVAWGMHLHFLSRSDYRRRHDVGFVAELASQYKHPYLIPEGGANVLGAQGCRDIVELIPGNGRDYNAVVLACGTGTTLAGVSAQIADGVQLIGIPVLKAQAYMAADIQRLQLALDHHRANWSLDHRFHGGAYARLSAPLLEFMLGFEARYGIRLDPVYTAKMAYAVDCMINNGEFAEGARVLLIHSGGLQGRRGYPQLL
- a CDS encoding DUF1853 family protein, whose translation is MQTKHHPLKSELAQLTRFIPDNEALEKTIFSANQYPFRSPLVTALAWSCFSPPLLTSMDCAETKVGTPQLPLTDERKEWLNALDRDDHALRQYMQAHCHSKRLGLVFESLWHFFLQEDPATELIAHNIPVRDGNKTLGEFDVLYYCHNTQQAIHLELAVKFFLGLNASQQQPSLSHWFGPNRADRLDRKLARLSQHQLPLANTVAGREALSKYGISAPAQQIQVSGILFHRDDEKAAHQSLNPMHQRGHWQTLSEYIRLSPNSSESPRWRYLAKPHWLEGQYTNATDLNADHLKLASERPIMAINAEQQRLFIVPDQWPEAI
- a CDS encoding NAD(+) kinase, with protein sequence MEQFRNIGVIGREGNGVAETLRRLIDFLQSRDLSVVLDEAVSELLPDHGLRVSTRRMIGEVCDLIIVVGGDGSLLGAARTLARHNAPVLGVNRGRLGFLTDISPDEIESQVGAVLDGHYRLEKRFLLDVEVIRDGQPVGKGDALNDVVLNSGTSGHMMEFELYVDGEFVYRQRSDGLIIATPTGSTAYSLSAGGPIMHPRLDAIVIVPMFPHTLSSRPIVIDGKSEIKMVVGKTNVVQPPVTCDGQLRITTQPGDVIYVRKKPHKMRLVHPLDHSFYASCRDKLGWGGQIGKEDEDV
- a CDS encoding rhomboid family intramembrane serine protease translates to MSEFVGLRLPVTADLEEFSALLCQLSVPHRISEERGMLVVWVGAESHVAQVKALYERLQSGDLELRLESTAVTAKAPSTWFRNLATAPVVVVLLLLSLLGSILPVVDRHFEILPLLSFYQLHLVGGDLQGAWPRGELWRVITPAFLHFGLMHIVFNALWLWELGGMIERRQGAVRILGLVLLIAAGSNIAQAMTGVSLFGGMSGVIYGLLGYIVVWNRLRPATPFPLVKGVAAVMVVWLLVCMAGFTELLGLGAVANTAHLSGLVLGLILGLAAALLDRKPESSPS
- a CDS encoding YeaC family protein, encoding MDFEQLVDNITPAIYEGLKRAVEIGKWPDGRVLTVEQREHCMAGVIAYDLKMQDETERVGYIDRGKKAEGEVCGDDHSHDDGDQILKWAE
- a CDS encoding DUF2797 domain-containing protein, which translates into the protein MSERVIAGAVAKMKAHLDGDLAIYSMPIGDQLVPMNALIGKMLTLDFQGQINCVHCGRLTKKSFNQGYCYPCFQRLAQCDICIVSPEKCHYAAGTCREPEWGESHCMIDHVVYLANSSGVKVGITRGTQVPTRWIDQGAVSALPIFRVSTRLQSGLVETLYKNHVADKTSWQAMLKGSPDSVDLAARRDALAVECADDIAALQQRFGLQAIQPITDVPVQHIEYPVSEYPLKVKSFNLDKVPNIAGTLMGIKGQYLIFDTGVINIRKYAGYHLALSSES
- the pepN gene encoding aminopeptidase N; translated protein: MRDAQPSTIYLSEYQVPAYLIDTTALVFELGEESTKVSSQLHIRRNPASTISNAPLALHGTELELISLAIDGRTLDASEWTQSGEQLIIASVPAEFVLSCETRIRPQDNTSLEGLYKSSGMFCTQCEAEGFRKITYYLDRPDVMSVFTVEIIADAQRYPVLLSNGNLSAAEVLADGRHKTVWQDPFPKPAYLFALVAGKLACVEDRFKTMSGRDVALKIYVEDKDADKCEHAMVSLKNAMRWDEEVYGREYDLDIFNIVAVDDFNMGAMENKSLNIFNTSCVLAKPETTTDAGFQRVEGVVAHEYFHNWSGNRVTCRDWFQLSLKEGFTVFRDAEFSADMGSPTVKRVEDVTLLRTAQFAEDAGPMAHPIRPDSFIEISNFYTVTVYEKGAEVVRMIHTLLGPELFRKGSDLYFDRHDGQAVTCEDFVLAMEDASGVDLGQFRNWYSQAGTPKLKVSAEYDAAAQTYTLHVQQSCPATPGQSKKAPFHIPFAVALLGEAGQLALQLQNAALNTETADNTEMVLNVTKAEQSFIFTGIKEEPVPSLLRGFSAPVKLEFDYSREQLLRLMSSDSDGFCRWDASQQLGLAEISQALADIAAEHDVVPESAYLDACRALLSDESLDGAMVAMMLQLPSEAYLAEIFHPVDVLGLHRARETLRLVIAQALRGELLACYSRCASNAVYAADAGQIAQRSLKNTALSYLMLLNDDTGRELATRQFEHSENMTDRLAALNALVNSTAPYKAEALQRFYQNWQHEPLVINQWFQVQAMCRLPGTLETVQGLMAHPAFDIRNPNKVRALIGAFCGQNSVNFHREDGAGYRFLADQVIVLNRSNPQIASRLLVPLTKWRKYLPAAQQLMCAELQRILAQPDLSSDVYEVVSKSVQEYSEE
- a CDS encoding phosphoadenosine phosphosulfate reductase family protein, which translates into the protein MDLDLDALNSTLRNASAEEIIRWAVSLNEPIMASTSFSPNAAVMLKLVTDVAPEMPVVWADSGYNVPDAYRVAEQLIKLLKPNLKPYVPLITAEHRNAIMGGIPHPDDNPELHREFTRQVKLEPFNRAFAELAPKIWVTGIRKEETEFRQNLDILSWDGRGILKVAPIFYWTEVDVQAYMSEHKLPSCKHYFDPTKVAENRECGLHTSA
- a CDS encoding quinone-dependent dihydroorotate dehydrogenase, with translation MYAVLRRLLFCLSPERAHHLSLVLISLLERCGLSRLLARPIPRQSRVVMGIEFPNPVGLAAGLDKDAKHINGLAALGFGFIEVGTVTPLAQPGNPQPRLFRLPEAQAIINRMGFNNLGLEHLLAQVKASGFTGVLGINIGKNKDTPAERAVDDYLLGLRSVYPYASYITVNLSSPNTPGLRDLQFGQPLIDLLAALKQAQLSLADTHGKYVPMAVKIAPDMAEDDIRKVAEVFVEQGIDGVIATNTTIARDAVAGLPHGDEMGGLSGAPVRDSSTRVIRILADALQGRLPIIGVGGISDGESAAEKIAAGASLVQVYTGFIYRGPALIAEAAAAIAKTEAA